From the Chloroflexota bacterium genome, the window GACCGCGGACGAACACGGTGTAGGTAGTGAGGACAAGGTCGGGGAAGACGAACACGCCGTTCTCGTCGGCTGAACCCTCAGCCATGAACCTTAGTAAACCGACCACAAGACGTGCGTTTCCTCATAAAAATATACCACAGCATATCCACCAAGTCAATGTTGTCATCTGAAAAGCGATACGCCTTTTCGCGTGGGAGCGATCGCCGGGAGGCTTTTCGTGCATTCCCAACGAATTGCCCGGCGGTGTGGCCTCAAGTATAATTCAGTGAGCGAACGCCACAAAGAGCATTCTCCTAAAGGAGGCCAAAGCCCCCTAATGATGACGATCCTGAACCTCCCGCCCGCCACGTGGCGGCTGATCATCCACGGCGCGGCCGACGGCGCCACCAACATGGCCATCGACGAGGCCATCGCCCGGGCGGTGGCGCAGGGAGAGGCCCCGCCCACGCTGCGCTTTTACATGTGGGAGCCCCCCTGCATCTCCCTGGGGCGACACCAGAAGCTGCGAGACATCGATCTGGAAGCCTGCGCGGCGCGTGGGTATGACGTGGTGCGCCGCCCCACCGGCGGACGCGCCATCCTGCACACGGACGAGCTGACCTACTCCGTCGCCGCGCCGGACTCCGATCCGCGGGTGGCGGGCGCGGTCATGGACGCGTATCACCGGCTGAGCCAGGGGCTGGTGGCCGGGCTGCGCATCCTGGGCATCCCCGCCGACGAGGCGCCCGGCACCAACCGGGCGGGGGCGGACGTCTCCGCCGCTTGCTTCGAGATCCCATCAGCCTACGAGATCTGCGTGGACGGCCGCAAGATCATGGGAAGCGCCCAATACCGCTCCGGCCGCATGGTGCTGCAACACGGGTCGCTCCCCCTGTACGGGGATCTCACCCGCATCGTCGACTGCCTGGCCGTGCCCAGCGAGACCCGTCGCGAGGCGCTTCGCACCCTGCTCCGACGACGCGCCCTGACCGTGGAGGCCGTCCTGGGACGCACGCCCACCTTCCGGGAGGTGGCCCAGGCCCTGGCTCAGGGATTCGCTCAGGCGCTTCGCCTGCGCCTGGAGCCGGGGGACCTGCTTCCCCTGGAACGGGAGCTGGCGGCCGATCTGCGCGCCAGCCGATACGCCAATCCCGAATGGACCGGCCGCGTGGGAGCCCCTGAACGGCCGGCCGAGACGAGATGACGATGGTCATTGGAGTGCTCACCCTGGAGCTACGCCTGCCGGGGAACGGCTCGCTAAAGGGGAAACGCGGCATCCTGAAGCCGCTGATGGCCCGCCTGCGCCGGGACTTCAACGTCTCCGTGTCCGAAGTGGACGCACAGGACGTGTGGCAACGAGCCGTGGTGGGAGTGGCCTGCGTCTCGCCCAGCGCCGACTACGCCCACGGGCTGCTCACGGAGGTCGCCCAGGCGGTGGAGTCATGGCGCATGGATCTGGAGGTCGTGGACTTCTACATCGAGCTGATCCACTAGCGCGAGGAGGAACGCCCACGCCGGAAAGCGGAGAAGGCGCGGGCTCCCGGGGAACGGTTCAGGGATCTCCATCGAAAAGCGCTCACCCCGCCGCCGTGGCCTCCGGAGCGTACCGGGCGACCATCTCCGGGGTCAACGCGTTGGCCCGGGCGATCTCGCCGTAGAAACGGCCGCTGGGACGCACGCTCCCCGGTGGCCACATCCAGCTCGATCAGCCCGAAACGCAAACCCCATCCCTCCGCCCACTCGAAGTTATCCACCAGCGTCCAGTGGAAGT encodes:
- a CDS encoding DUF503 domain-containing protein, with the protein product MVIGVLTLELRLPGNGSLKGKRGILKPLMARLRRDFNVSVSEVDAQDVWQRAVVGVACVSPSADYAHGLLTEVAQAVESWRMDLEVVDFYIELIH